The nucleotide window TGGCGCATGTGCCGCTGTGGTTGAGGCTGCCGGCCTGGTGGCTGGCGCGGCGCGAGGCGCTGGCGTTGCGCAAGGTCGCCGGGATGGCCGACGTGCCGCAGTTGCTGGCCTGGAGCGGGCGCCGGCTGGACCGCAGCTACATGGAAGGCGCGGCCATGTACCAGCGGCCGCCGCGCGGTGACCTGGCCTACTTCCGGGCCGCGCACCGGTTGCTCAAGCAGCTGCATCGCCGCGGCATCGCCCACAACGATCTGGCCAAGGAAGCCAACTGGCTGGTGCTGGCGGACGGACGCCCGGCGATCATCGACTTCCAGCTGGCCACCCGCGGCCATCCGCGCTCGCGCTGGATGCGCCTGCTGGCGCGGCAGGACCTGCGCCACCTGCTCAAGCACAAGCGCACCTACTGCGCCGCATCCCTCACCCCCACCGAGAAGCGCGTGCTCAAGCGCACGTCCTGGCTGCGCGACCTCTGGTTCCGCACCGGCAAGCCGGTCTACCGCTTCGTCACCCGGCGCCTGCTGAAGTGGGAAGACAACGAAGGGCAGGGGCCGAAGCCGTGATGCCCGCGGTGTCCCTCTCCGCAGGAGCGCCCCCTGGGCGCGATGCTTTTCGTTCCGCACAGAGATGGAGCATCGCGCCCAGGGGGGCGCTCCTACCATGAACGTTGACCGCCACAAGGAAATGCCATGACGCTTGCCGGCAAGACCCTCTTCATCACCGGCGCCTCGCGCGGCATCGGCCTGGCCATCGCCCTGCGCGCGGCACGCGATGGTGCCAACGTGGCCATCGCCGCCAAGTCGTCGGTACCCAATCCCAGGCTGCCCGGCACCATCCACACCGCCGCGCAGGCGGTCAACGAGGCCGGCGGGCGCGGGCTGGCGCTGAAATGCGACATCCGCGAGGAGGACGACGTGAAGGCCGCGATGGCCGCCACCGCCGACACGTTCGGCGGCATCGACATCCTGGTCAACAACGCCAGCGCCATCTGGCTGGCCGGTGCGCTGGACACGCCGATGAAGCGCTTCGACCTGATGCAGCAGGTCAACGCGCGCGGCAGCTTCCTGTGCGCGCAGGCCTGCCTGCCGTACCTGAAGGACGCCGCCAATCCGCACATCCTGACGCTGGCGCCGCCGCCGTCGCTGGACCCGAAATGGTGGGCGCCGCACACCGGCTACACGCTGGCCAAGATGGGCATGAGCTTCGTGACGCTGGGCCTGGCCGGCGAGTTCGGGCCGCAGGGCATCGCGGTGAATGCGCTGTGGCCGCGCACCATCATCGCCACCGATGCGCTGAACATGATACCCGGCGTGGAAATCCCGCGCTGCCGCACGCCGCAGATCGTGGCCGATGCCGCGCACGCCGTGCTGGTGCGCCAGGCGCGCGGCTTCCACGGCCGCTTCCTCATCGACGAGGACGTGCTGCGCGAGGCCGGCGTCGCCGACTTCTCCGGCTACGCCGTGGATCCCTCGCAGTCGCCGCTGCCCGACCTGTTCCTGGACTGACCCCGAGCTCACCATGAAATACCTGCACGCGATGATCCGCGTCCACGATCTGGACGCCACGGGCCGCTTCCTCACCCACGGCCTGGGCCTGCGCGAAACCCGTCGCATGGACAGCCCGCAGGGCCGGTTCACGCTGGTGTATTTCGGCGCACCCATGAATCCCGAAGCGGAAATCGAGCTGACGTACAACTGGCCGCCGGAAGACGGCAGCCCGCCCGAGGACTACGGCAGCGCCCGCAACTTCGGTCATCTGGCCTTCGAAGTGGACGACATCTATGCGCTGTGCGCGCACCTGCAGTCGATGGGCGTCGCCATCAACCGCCCCCCGCGCGACGGTCGCATGGCCTTCGTGCGCACGCCGGACCTGATCTCCATCGAACTGCTGCAGAAGGGGGCCGCACTGCCGCCGCAGGAGCCTTGGCTTTCCATGCCGAATACGGGAAGCTGGTGACACGTCCCCACCAGGAATCGCGCAGATGAACCTCGCCCTGCTCGTGATCGATGTGCAACGCGGCCTGTTCGAGCCGCAACCGCCGCCGGCCGATGCCGACGCGGTGGTCCAGCGCATCAACGCGCTGTCGGCGAAGGCGCGCGAGGCCGGCATGCCGGTGGTGTTCGTGCAGCATGAGCGCGCGGGCGACCTGGAAGCCGAATCGCCCGGCTGGGCGTTACATCCGGGCCTGCAGGTGGCCGAAGGCGACTATCGCATCCGCAAGGCCACGCCGGACGCCTTCCTGCGTACCGGCCTGGACGAAGTGCTGTCGTTCTGCGGCGTGGAAGGCCTGGTGCTGTGCGGGTATGCCACCGAGTTCTGCGTGGACACCACCGCGCGCAGCGCGGCGGCGCACGGCTATCACGTGGTGCTGGCGGCGGACGCGCATACCACGCACGACAAGGCGCACGCCGATGCCGCGCAGATCCGCGCCCACCACAACGCCACGCTGCCGGCCATCCGCAGCTTCGGCGTCAGCATCCGCGCGCTGCCTGCCGGCGAGATCGCATTCGCCGCCTAGGCGGACGGGTCAGCCCATCGGGACGGGCAGGCGCGCGCCGCACCGGCGGCAATGCAGCGCGTCGGGGTCGTGGCCCTCCAGGCCGCACCCGGGGCAGCCGCGGCGGTCGAGGGGGCCGCGCTCGTGCGAGGCCTCGCGCAGGCTGCTGGCCAGTTCGGCCGTGTAGATGCCGGTAGGCACGGCGATGATGCTGTAACCGATCAGGATCAGCACCGAGGTGATCGCCCTGCCGGCCGTGGTCTGCGGCGCGATGTCGCCGAAGCCGACGGTCGCCATGGTCACGATGGCCCAGTACATGCTGGTGGGGATGCTGGTGAAGCCGTGTGCCGGCCCCTCCACGACGTACATCAGCGCGCCGAAGATCACCACCAGCGTCAGCACCGCGCTGAAGAACACCAGGATCTTGCGCCGGCTGCGCCACAGCGCGGTGGCCAGGATCCCGCTTTCCTCCACGTAGCGCGTCAGCTTGAGGATGCGGAACAGGCGCAGGATGCGCAGGATGCGCACCACCAGCAGGCTCTGGCTGCCGGGAACCAGCAGCGACAGGTAGGTCGGCAGGATCGACACCAGGTCGATCACTCCCCAGATGCTGAGCGCATAGCGCAGCGGATGCTTCACGGTGGACAGGCGCAGCGCGTACTCCAGCGTGAACAGCACGGTGAAGCACCACTCGATGACGTACAGCGTGCGCGCGTATCGCGCGTGGAAGCCGGCCACGCTGTCCAGCATGATCACGCCCACGCTGGCCAGGATCGCCACCACCAGCGCCAGGTCGAAATTGCGCGCCGGCGGCGTGTCGTGGCGATAGATGATGTCGAACCAGCGGTGGCGCCAGCCCTGTTCGGCGGCCGGCTCCAGTGGGGTCTGCGGCGGCGCGGGTGTCTTCATGCCCCGATGATGCCCCAGCTGGCCCGCGGACGGACCCATCGCCGGGGGATCGCCTGCGGCGGGCGCCCGCATGCGTCACAATGACGCCCTCTTCACGCCGACCCCTGCCATGAGCACCACCACCGCCGACCTGCTGGCCAACGGCCAGCGCTATTACCTGCCGGTGTACCGCCCGCGCGAAGTGATCCTGGAGCGCGGCCAGGGCGCGCGCGTCTGGGACAGCGAGGGCCGCGAGTACCTGGACCTGTCCGCCGGCATCGCCGTGTGCGGGCTGGGCCACAACGATCCGGACCTGGTGGCCGCGCTCACCGAGCAGGCCGGCAAGCTCTGGCATACCAGCAACGTGTTCTACAGCGAACCGCCGCTGCGGCTGGCCGAGGAGCTGGTCACGGCCTCGCGCTTCGCCGAGCGCGTGTTCCTGTGCAACTCCGGCACCGAGGCCAACGAGGCCGCCATCAAGCTGGTGCGAAAATGGGCGGCATCGCAGGGCCGCGCGCCGGACCAGCGCGTCATCGTGACCTTCCGCGGCAGCTTCCACGGCCGCACGCTGGCCGCGGTCACCGCCACCGCGCAGCCCAAGTACCAGGAAGGTTACGAGCCCTTGCCCGGCGGCTTCCGCTACGTCGACTTCAACGACGTGACCCAGCTCGAGATCGCCATGTCCTGCGGCGACGTGGCCGCGGTGATGCTGGAACCGGTGCAGGGCGAGGGCGGGGTGATGCCGGCCGCGTCGGGTTTCCTGCGCGCGGTGCGCGAGCTGTGCG belongs to Pseudoxanthomonas sp. F37 and includes:
- a CDS encoding phosphotransferase, coding for MQGGEGPFVRRDLAHVPLWLRLPAWWLARREALALRKVAGMADVPQLLAWSGRRLDRSYMEGAAMYQRPPRGDLAYFRAAHRLLKQLHRRGIAHNDLAKEANWLVLADGRPAIIDFQLATRGHPRSRWMRLLARQDLRHLLKHKRTYCAASLTPTEKRVLKRTSWLRDLWFRTGKPVYRFVTRRLLKWEDNEGQGPKP
- a CDS encoding NAD(P)-dependent oxidoreductase is translated as MTLAGKTLFITGASRGIGLAIALRAARDGANVAIAAKSSVPNPRLPGTIHTAAQAVNEAGGRGLALKCDIREEDDVKAAMAATADTFGGIDILVNNASAIWLAGALDTPMKRFDLMQQVNARGSFLCAQACLPYLKDAANPHILTLAPPPSLDPKWWAPHTGYTLAKMGMSFVTLGLAGEFGPQGIAVNALWPRTIIATDALNMIPGVEIPRCRTPQIVADAAHAVLVRQARGFHGRFLIDEDVLREAGVADFSGYAVDPSQSPLPDLFLD
- a CDS encoding VOC family protein; its protein translation is MKYLHAMIRVHDLDATGRFLTHGLGLRETRRMDSPQGRFTLVYFGAPMNPEAEIELTYNWPPEDGSPPEDYGSARNFGHLAFEVDDIYALCAHLQSMGVAINRPPRDGRMAFVRTPDLISIELLQKGAALPPQEPWLSMPNTGSW
- a CDS encoding cysteine hydrolase family protein — protein: MNLALLVIDVQRGLFEPQPPPADADAVVQRINALSAKAREAGMPVVFVQHERAGDLEAESPGWALHPGLQVAEGDYRIRKATPDAFLRTGLDEVLSFCGVEGLVLCGYATEFCVDTTARSAAAHGYHVVLAADAHTTHDKAHADAAQIRAHHNATLPAIRSFGVSIRALPAGEIAFAA
- a CDS encoding ion transporter, with product MKTPAPPQTPLEPAAEQGWRHRWFDIIYRHDTPPARNFDLALVVAILASVGVIMLDSVAGFHARYARTLYVIEWCFTVLFTLEYALRLSTVKHPLRYALSIWGVIDLVSILPTYLSLLVPGSQSLLVVRILRILRLFRILKLTRYVEESGILATALWRSRRKILVFFSAVLTLVVIFGALMYVVEGPAHGFTSIPTSMYWAIVTMATVGFGDIAPQTTAGRAITSVLILIGYSIIAVPTGIYTAELASSLREASHERGPLDRRGCPGCGLEGHDPDALHCRRCGARLPVPMG
- a CDS encoding acetylornithine transaminase, with protein sequence MSTTTADLLANGQRYYLPVYRPREVILERGQGARVWDSEGREYLDLSAGIAVCGLGHNDPDLVAALTEQAGKLWHTSNVFYSEPPLRLAEELVTASRFAERVFLCNSGTEANEAAIKLVRKWAASQGRAPDQRVIVTFRGSFHGRTLAAVTATAQPKYQEGYEPLPGGFRYVDFNDVTQLEIAMSCGDVAAVMLEPVQGEGGVMPAASGFLRAVRELCDHHGALLVLDEIQAGMGRTGTLFAHWQDGVVPDIVTLAKALGGGFPIGAMLAGPKVAQAMQFGAHGTTFGGNPLAAAVARVALRKLSSPQIANNVARQSAALRQGLDAMNADLGLFSQVRGRGLMLGAVLDARYAGRAGEVLDLAAAHGLLMLQAGPDVLRFVPSLNITDEEVGEGLGRLRAALGAFAQPG